The following proteins come from a genomic window of Panicum hallii strain FIL2 chromosome 8, PHallii_v3.1, whole genome shotgun sequence:
- the LOC112902383 gene encoding uncharacterized protein LOC112902383, giving the protein MAAPLLFYDLSLLPPSSVGGGGDDNSNPSSSRLQLLAATARALELGYAAVALDHPHRGLLADSNRCRTEPFPPLSSLPLPSSAALHRRRLASPASEPFRQYTRITLSLDSAAAAASAVAPSAARLLRTYDLVAARPLTQAAFDHLCQAPLSAQHLDLISIDFSSHSKLPFRIKLPMLKLALQKGLHFEIAYSPLISADINAKRNLLAEVKLLVDWTKGKNLVISSAAHTASQLRGPYDVINLSDYLLGLPINRAKSAMSTNCRSLILKALRKKHFYKETIRVDRLLPNEQLSSTKFKLVDWIAWNSVSSEGGVNHLEPSSNIDELPGSPIHGIMEGSYEKPHNSDVSLLAKQSEQSNDQEQIPSQTQEETLQVDRTEVLTDCSQSLLPTSFNYQNAVLAKAGNSEVVPDPFVQAGPGCSVSPKGVVKHVKFVKDAMEVDGTESRSLVVGDNIPSTCGTSIKLTCSSGSNLEDHGPCQSSEILANAKSYTKYHTDCASSEREKTLLDHEIPSGSVVFPEDKDLDQSRGMQVDAETYRGTSELVECPPSGVDDEAPLDLAFYSCHKLHRDVTIQQKVMEGKIKQSMDENIERTAENETESNDNKIKTSIPLNHAFHGQEISLTSYKRSTDASCESDELKQLNSEETNASLERSVAKTHELLPKYSYPSGKVEMSTIRSEKQRHKLRLYRPAYLPFLGFLRSVHFKKKICKVVSRWKS; this is encoded by the exons ATGGCGGCGCCGCTCCTCTTCTACGACCTCAGCCTCCTCCCACCCTCCTCCGTTGGCGGTGGCGGCGATGACAACTCAaacccctcctcctcccgcctCCAACTCTTAGCCGCCACGGCCCGCGCTCTCGAGCTCGGCTACGCCGCCGTCGCTCTCGACCACCCCCACCGCGGCCTCCTAGCCGACTCCAACCGCTGCCGCACCGAACCTTTCccgcccctctcctctctcccacTCCCGTCCTCCGCCGctctccatcgccgccgcctcgcctcccCCGCCTCCGAGCCCTTCCGCCAGTACACCCGCATCACCCTCTCCCTCGactccgctgccgccgccgcttccgccGTCGCTCCCTCTGCCGCCCGCCTCCTCCGCACCTACGACCTCGTCGCAGCCCGCCCTCTCACCCAGGCCGCCTTCGACCACCTCTGCCAGGCTCCCCTCTCTGCCCAACACCTTGATCTCATCTCCATCGACTTCTCCTCCCACAGCAAGCTGCCCTTCCGCATCAAGCTCCCCATGCTCAAGCTTGCGCTGCAAAAGGGGCTGCATTTTGAGATTGCCTACTCCCCACTCATTTCTGCTGACATCAATGCCAAGAGAAACCTCTTAGCTGAAGTCAAG CTCTTGGTGGATTGGACTAAAGGAAAGAATCTCGTCATCTCAAGCGCTGCTCACACTGCTTCCCAGCTCAGAGGGCCCTATGATGTCATCAATCTATCTGATTATTTGCTTGGCCTTCCCATCAACCGAGCAAAATCTGCAATGTCCACAAACTGCAG GTCACTTATTTTGAAGGCTTTGAGGAAGAAACATTTCTACAAAGAAACAATTAGAGTTGACAGATTGTTGCCAAATGAACAGTTGAGTTCAACAAAATTCAAGCTTGTTGATTGGATTGCTTGGAATTCTGTATCATCTGAAGGAGGGGTAAATCACCTAGAACCTTCTTCCAACATTGATGAACTTCCTGGTTCACCCATACATGGTATAATGGAAGGGTCATATGAAAAACCTCACAATTCTGATGTGTCTTTATTAGCTAAACAGTCAGAACAATCTAATGATCAAGAACAAATCCCATCTCAAACCCAAGAAGAGACACTACAAGTTGACAGAACTGAAGTTCTAACAGATTGCAGCCAGTCTCTCTTGCCAACATCTTTCAATTATCAAAATGCTGTTCTTGCGAAGGCTGGAAACAGTGAAGTTGTTCCGGATCCTTTCGTGCAGGCTGGTCCAGGTTGTTCTGTTAGTCCAAAAGGCGTAGTGAAGCATGTCAAATTTGTGAAGGATGCAATGGAAGTAGATGGAACAGAATCACGCAGTCTTGTTGTGGGTGACAATATTCCTTCAACTTGTGGTACTAGTATCAAGTTAACATGCTCTTCTGGCAGTAATCTCGAGGATCATGGTCCATGCCAATCTAGTGAAATCCTAGCCAATGCTAAATCTTATACCAAATATCACACTGATTGCGCCAGTAGTGAGAGGGAGAAAACCCTACTGGATCATGAAATTCCTTCTGGTTCTGTTGTTTTCCCTGAGGACAAGGATTTGGACCAGTCTAGGGGCATGCAAGTTGATGCTGAGACTTACAGAGGTACTTCAGAACTAGTAGAGTGCCCCCCAAGTGGGGTAGATGACGAGGCACCATTGGATCTTGCATTTTACTCGTGTCATAAATTACACAGGGATGTTACAATTCAGCAGAAAGTTATGGAGGGGAAAATAAAGCAAAGTATGGATGAAAACATAGAACGAACTGCGGAAAATGAGACAGAGTCCAATGACAATAAAATAAAAACATCTATTCCATTGAACCATGCGTTCCATGGTCAGGAGATCAGCTTGACTAGTTATAAAAGAAGTACTGACGCAAGTTGTGAAAGTGACGAGTTGAAACAACTAAATTCTGAGGAAACAAATGCTTCTTTGGAGAGAAGTGTTGCTAAAACACATGAGCTACTACCAAAATATTCTTATCCAAGTGGTAAGGTTGAGATGTCCACAATCAGATCAG AAAAGCAAAGACATAAACTAAGGCTGTACCGTCCAGCTTATCTTCCTTTCTTGGGCTTCCTTAGGTCTGTGCATTTCAAGAAGAAAATATGCAAA GTTGTGTCTAGATGGAAGTCGTAA
- the LOC112902511 gene encoding two-component response regulator-like PRR37, translating into MYHWGLVDAGHEVNNDAILSSRPDTLLANGGAFLPSPASAGYMLPPLAAQQALSPASYGMAAATSPFRRAMSTGDLLVRDRDRDREEEQQVMAAPAPGRYSAEERRERIDKYRSKRNQRNFQKKITYACRKTLADSRPRVKGRFARNAGDCTEADADHHRVQQQGAAAPPPPRSESESEWWPAAQQDDDASIDLDDDMLAAYLGVSSISLYSPSGGAAASTTTTTTLPAHHHHYS; encoded by the exons ATGTATCACTGGGGACTAGTCGATGCAGGCCATGAGGTGAACAATGATGCCATCCTCTCCTCTCGACCAGACACCTTGCTTGCCAACGGAGGAGCCTTCCTGCCATCGCCAGCGTCGGCCGGCTACATGCTCCCTCCCCTTGCCGCCCAGCAGGCCTTGTCACCGGCGTCGTACGGCATGGCCGCAGCAACGTCGCCTTTCCGCCGCGCCATGAGCACGGGAGACCTCCTCGTCAGGGACAGGGACAGGGACAGAGAGGAGGAGCAACAGGtgatggcggcgccggcgccggggaggtacagcgcggaggagcggcgggagCGCATCGACAAGTACCGGAGCAAGCGCAACCAGCGAAACTTCCAAAAGAAGATCACG TATGCTTGCAGGAAGACGCTTGCCGACAGCCGGCCGAGGGTGAAGGGCCGCTTCGCTCGCAACGCCGGCGATTGCACGGAGGCGGATGCAGACCACCATCGCGTCCAGCAGCAAGGCGccgcagcaccgccgccgcctcggtcagAGTCAGAGTCAGAGTGGTGGCCGGCAGCGCAGCAGGACGACGATGCCAGCATCGACCTAGACGACGACATGCTGGCCGCCTACCTTGGCGTCTCCTCCATCAGCCTCTACTCCCcctccggcggcgccgccgcctctactactactactactacgcTGCCTGCTCATCACCATCACTACAGCTAG